GCTGGGCGCCGTACATGGACAGCACGATCTTGTCGGAGAACCAGTAGCTGAAGAAGTTCATCAGGAGCGCCAGCACGAAGGCGACCAGCATGCCCTGGCGGCCCCCGAACGCGCCCCCGAGAAGGACCAGCATCGCGGTGAGGACCGCGAGGAGCAACCCGGTTTTGAAGATGTTCGACATGCCCAGAGCCTAGCAGAGGGGTGGGGGGCGGTCAAATGCCTTGACTTGCGGAATGGCCGTCGATATACTGACCGCGTTTAGTGAAAAAATCTTTTGTTGACAGCGAGTTAGCGTCGATGCTCATCCGGGTCTCCGACATCCAGGAAGACGGCCTGACGGTCGACGACATGACCGCCGTGGGCCCGTTCTCCGATCCCGCCTGGCGGCTCGACGGCGTCGCGCTGCGTCTCGAGCGCGACGACTTCGACGTCCTCGTCTCGGGCGAAATCCGGGCGACCGTGCCCCAGGTCTGCGGGCGCTGCCTCGAGCCGTTCGGGGCGCCCGTGCGCGCGGCCGTCGACGTGCGCGTGATCCCGCGGCGCGCGACGTCGGACAGCGTGGAGCTCGCCTCCGACGACCTCGACGTGGACTTCTACCAGAACGACGAGCTGGATCTGTCCGCGCTGGTCGAGGCGGAGACGACGCTCGCGCTGCCGATGAAGCCCCTGTGCCGCGACGACTGCCGCGGGCTCTGCCCCGTGTGCGGCGGCAACCGGAACGTGGCCGCCTGCGCGTGCAGTGAGCGGGCGCCCGACCCGCGCCTGGCCGTCCTCAAGGACCTGGGCGCGCGACTCTCACACTAGAAGGGAACCCGCCCATGCCGCTGCCGAAGCGACGCCACTCGAAGACGCGCGGGCGCAAGCGCCGGACGCACTACAAGCTCGCGGCGCCGACGCGCTCGCTGTGCCCGCAGTGCCGCGAGGTGAAGCCGCCGCACCGGGTCTGCCCGCACTGCGGCTACTACAAGGGCCGGGAGATCGTCGCCGTCGAAGGGACCTAAGCGGCTCCGGCGCCAAGCGCGATGAAGATCGCCGTCGACGCCATGGGAGGCGACCGCGGCCCCGCCGTCGTCGTGGAGGGCGCGGTCGCCGCCGTGCGGGAGTTCGCCGCCTCCGTCGTCCTGGTCGGCGACCGGGCCGCCATCGAGCGCGAGGTCGTGCGCCTCGGCGCGCAGAGCCTCGGCATCGAGATCGCGCACGCGTCGCAGGTGGTCGGGATGGGCGAGAGCCCGTCGCACGCGCTCCGCCGCAAGCGCGACTCCTCGCTGAAGGTCGCCGCCGAGCTCGTGAAGGACGGCAAGGCGGCGGGGTTCATCTCGGCGGGCAACACGGGCGCGGCCATGGCGATCTCGATGTTCGTGATCGGCGTGCTGCCGGGTGTGGACCGTCCCGCGATCGCCGCGGTCCTCCCGAACCTCCGCAAGTTCACGATCCTCGTCGACGCCGGCGCCAACGTCGACCCGAAGCCGTGGCACCTGCTCCAGTTCGCGGTCATGGGCCACGTCTACGCGCGCGACATCCTCGGCCTCGACAGCCCGCGCGTGGGGATCCTCTCGGTCGGCGAGGAGGAGGGGAAGGGCAACGAGCTCACGAAGGAGGCTTACGACCTCCTGAAGGACTCGTCGCTCAACTTCCTGGGCAACGTCGAGGGCCGCGACATCTACAACGGCCGCTGCGACGTGGTCGTCACCGACGGCTTCACGGGCAACGTGGCGCTCAAGATCTCCGAGAGCCTCGCCGAGATGCTGGGCAACATGATCAAGGAGGAGCTCTTCCGCGACGTGCGCTCGAAGCTCGCCGCAGCCCTGGCGATGCCCGCCTTCGAGCGGTTCCGTCGCCGGATCGACTACACGGAGGTGGGCGGCGCGCCGCTGCTCGGCATTGACGGCGCCGCCATCATCTGTCACGGTGCTTCGCCGGTGAAGGCGATCAAGAACGCCGTGCGCGTGGCGCGCGAGTGGGCCAGCGCCGGGCTGAACGAGCACATCAAGGCCGCGATCGAGGCCGAGGTGGCGCGCGGGGGCGGGGAGGGGGGCCGCGAATGACACGGGCGAGAATCATCGGGGTCGGCGCGTACGCGCCCAAGCGGATTCTCACGAACGCCGACCTCGCGAAAATGATCGACACGAGCGACGAGTGGATCCGGCAGCGCAGCGGCATCCGCGAGCGCCGCATCGCCGACGAGACCGAGGCGACGTCCGACCTCGCGATCAAGGCCGCCCAGCAGGCGCTCGAGCGCGCCAACCTCGTGCCCGAGGACATCG
This genomic stretch from Candidatus Methylomirabilota bacterium harbors:
- a CDS encoding protease HtpX — encoded protein: MSNIFKTGLLLAVLTAMLVLLGGAFGGRQGMLVAFVLALLMNFFSYWFSDKIVLSMYGAQ
- a CDS encoding DUF177 domain-containing protein; translated protein: MLIRVSDIQEDGLTVDDMTAVGPFSDPAWRLDGVALRLERDDFDVLVSGEIRATVPQVCGRCLEPFGAPVRAAVDVRVIPRRATSDSVELASDDLDVDFYQNDELDLSALVEAETTLALPMKPLCRDDCRGLCPVCGGNRNVAACACSERAPDPRLAVLKDLGARLSH
- the rpmF gene encoding 50S ribosomal protein L32: MPLPKRRHSKTRGRKRRTHYKLAAPTRSLCPQCREVKPPHRVCPHCGYYKGREIVAVEGT
- the plsX gene encoding phosphate acyltransferase PlsX is translated as MKIAVDAMGGDRGPAVVVEGAVAAVREFAASVVLVGDRAAIEREVVRLGAQSLGIEIAHASQVVGMGESPSHALRRKRDSSLKVAAELVKDGKAAGFISAGNTGAAMAISMFVIGVLPGVDRPAIAAVLPNLRKFTILVDAGANVDPKPWHLLQFAVMGHVYARDILGLDSPRVGILSVGEEEGKGNELTKEAYDLLKDSSLNFLGNVEGRDIYNGRCDVVVTDGFTGNVALKISESLAEMLGNMIKEELFRDVRSKLAAALAMPAFERFRRRIDYTEVGGAPLLGIDGAAIICHGASPVKAIKNAVRVAREWASAGLNEHIKAAIEAEVARGGGEGGRE